From Mus musculus strain C57BL/6J chromosome 8, GRCm38.p6 C57BL/6J, a single genomic window includes:
- the Adgre5 gene encoding adhesion G protein-coupled receptor E5 isoform 3 precursor (isoform 3 precursor is encoded by transcript variant 3): MRGVRCPGLLVVCILLSLSGAGTQKAESKNCAKWCPINSKCVSNRSCVCKPGFSSEKELITNPAESCEDINECLLPGFSCGDFAMCKNSEGSYTCVCNLGYKLLSGAESFVNESENTCQDVNECISGQNHCHQSTHCINKLGGYSCICRQGWKPVPGSPNGPVSTVCEDVDECSSGQHQCHNSTVCKNTVGSYKCHCRPGWKPTSGSLRGPDTICQEPPFPTWTLLPTAHSQTLLRFSVEVQNLLRDFNPATVNYTIQKLIEAVDKLLEDPMETETQQVAAQLLSNLEQSLRTLAQFLPKGPFTYTSPSNTELSLMVKEQDNKDVTTVHHGQTWMELDWAVTAGAKISENGSSVAGILSSPNMEKLLGNTPLNLEQRRASLEDFYGSPIPSVSLKLLSNINSVFLTNTNTEKLASNVTFKFDFTSVESIEPRHELICAFWKAHNGNGYWDTDGCSMNGTGFCHCNHLTSFAILMAQYHVQDPRLELITKVGLLLSLICLLLCILTFLLVKPIQSSRTMVHLHLCICLFLGSIIFLVGVENEGGEVGLRCRLVAVMLHFCFLAAFCWMALEGVELYFLVVRVFQGQGLSTWQRCLIGYGVPLLIVAISMAVVKMDGYGHATYCWLDFRKQGFLWSFSGPVAFIIFCNAAIFVITVWKLTKKFSEINPNMKKLRKARVLTITSIAQLLVLGCTWGFGLFLFNPHSTWLSYIFTLLNCLQGLFLYVMLCLLNKKVREEYWKWACMVTGSKYTEFNSSTTGTGTSQTRALRSSESGM; encoded by the exons ATGAGGGGCGTCAGATGCCCCGGCCTGCTTG TGGTGTGCATTTTACTGAGTCTCTCAGGAGCTGGAACCCAGAAGGcagagagtaaga ACTGTGCCAAGTGGTGCCCTATCAACTCAAAATGTGTCAGTAACAGAAGCTGTGTCTGCAAGCCCGGCTTCAGCTCGGAGAAGGAATTGATCACTAACCCTGCAGAGAGCTGTGAAG ACATCAACGAGTGTTTACTACCTGGATTTTCCTGTGGAGACTTTGCCATGTGTAAGAACTCAGAGGGGAGTTACACCTGCGTCTGTAACCTGGGATATAAGCTCCTTTCTGGTGCAGAATCTTTTGTTAACGAGAGTGAGAATACATGTCAAG ATGTGAATGAGTGCATCTCCGGGCAAAACCATTgccaccaatccacccactgcATCAACAAATTGGGTGGCTATTCTTGCATCTGTCGTCAAGGCTGGAAACCTGTTCCTGGATCCCCCAATGGCCCTGTCAGCACAGTGTGCGAAG ATGTGGATGAGTGCAGCTCTGGGCAGCATCAATGTCACAATTCCACCGTCTGCAAAAACACCGTAGGCTCCTACAAGTGCCACTGCCGTCCAGGTTGGAAGCCAACTTCTGGGTCCCTCCGTGGTCCAGACACCATATGCCAAG AGCCACCGTTCCCTACTTGGACACTGCTGCCCACAGCCCACAGTCAG ACTCTCTTGAGATTCTCTGTTGAAGTCCAGAATCTGCTCCGTGACTTCAATCCAGCCACGGTCAACTACACCATCCAG AAACTCATCGAGGCTGTGGACAAGCTGCTGGAAGACCCCATGGAGACTGAAACCCAACAAGTAGCTGCCCAGTTGCTCTCGAACCTGGAACAAAGCCTTCGGACCTTGGCTCAGTTTTTACCCAAAGGCCCCTTCACCTACACGTCCCCTTCAAATACTG AACTGTCCCTGATGGTGAAGGAGCAAGACAACAAAGATGTTACCACAGTGCACCACGGCCAAACTTGGATGGAGCTGGACTGGGCTGTGACAGCTGGAgccaaaatctcagaaaatg GCTCCTCGGTGGCAGGCATCCTGTCCAGCCCAAACATGGAAAAGCTGCTGGGCAACACCCCGCTGAACTTGGAGCAGAGAAGGGCCTCCTTGGAGGACTTCTATGGAAGCCCGATTCCGAGTGTCTCACTTAAGCTTCTCTCAAACATCAATTCTGTCTTCCTGACCAACACGAACACTGAAAAGCTCGCCTCGAATGTCACGTTCAAGTTCGACTTTACTTCT GTGGAGTCAATTGAGCCACGTCATGAGCTGATATGTGCCTTCTGGAAAGCCCACAACGGGAATGGGTACTGGGACACCGACGGCTGCTCAATGAATGGCACTGGCTTCTGCCACTGCAACCACCTGACCAGCTTTGCCATCCTAATGGCTCAGTACCATGTGCAG GACCCAAGGCTGGAATTGATCACCAAGGTGGGGCTGTTGTTGTCCCTgatctgcctgctgctgtgcATCCTGACCTTCCTGCTGGTGAAGCCCATCCAGAGCTCTCGAACCATGGTGCACCTGCACCTGTGCATCTGCCTCTTCCTGGGCTCAATCATATTCCTGGTCGGCGTGGAGAATGAAGGGGGTGAG GTGGGCCTGCGCTGCCGCCTGGTGGCCGTGATGCTgcatttctgcttcctggccgCCTTCTGCTGGATGGCACTGGAGGGCGTGGAGCTCTACTTCCTGGTGGTGCGTGTGTTCCAGGGCCAAGGCCTGAGTACATGGCAACGCTGCCTGATTGGCTACGGGGTGCCCCTCCTCATCGTGGCCATCTCAATGGCAGTTGTCAAAATGGATGGCTATGGGCATGCAACATA ctgctggCTGGACTTTAGGAAGCAGGGCTTTCTCTGGAGCTTTTCGGGACCCGTGGCCTTCATCATTTTC TGCAATGCTGCCATTTTCGTGATCACTGTCTGGAAGCTCACAAAGAAGTTTTCTGAAATCAACCCAAACATGAAGAAGTTAAGGAAGGCGAG GGTGCTGACCATCACCTCCATCGCCCAGCTCCTTGTGCTGGGCTGCACCTGGGGCTTCGGCCTGTTCCTCTTCAACCCCCATAGCACATGGCTATCCTACATCTTTACCCTGCTCAACTGCCTGCAGGGCCTATTCCTCTATGTGATGCTCTGCCTGCTCAACAAAAAG GTGAGGGAAGAGTACTGGAAATGGGCCTGCATGGTCACTGGGAGCAAGTACACAGAGTTCAACTCTTCCACAACAGGCACTGGCACCAGCCAAACACGG GCTCTCAGGTCCTCAGAATCAGGGATGTGA
- the Adgre5 gene encoding adhesion G protein-coupled receptor E5 isoform 1 precursor (isoform 1 precursor is encoded by transcript variant 1), translating into MRGVRCPGLLVVCILLSLSGAGTQKAESKNCAKWCPINSKCVSNRSCVCKPGFSSEKELITNPAESCEDINECLLPGFSCGDFAMCKNSEGSYTCVCNLGYKLLSGAESFVNESENTCQASVNTGMTPVPSRIHTVTTAPGNLPEQTTTVHQTQMGDSEERTPKDVNECISGQNHCHQSTHCINKLGGYSCICRQGWKPVPGSPNGPVSTVCEDVDECSSGQHQCHNSTVCKNTVGSYKCHCRPGWKPTSGSLRGPDTICQEPPFPTWTLLPTAHSQTLLRFSVEVQNLLRDFNPATVNYTIQKLIEAVDKLLEDPMETETQQVAAQLLSNLEQSLRTLAQFLPKGPFTYTSPSNTELSLMVKEQDNKDVTTVHHGQTWMELDWAVTAGAKISENGSSVAGILSSPNMEKLLGNTPLNLEQRRASLEDFYGSPIPSVSLKLLSNINSVFLTNTNTEKLASNVTFKFDFTSVESIEPRHELICAFWKAHNGNGYWDTDGCSMNGTGFCHCNHLTSFAILMAQYHVQDPRLELITKVGLLLSLICLLLCILTFLLVKPIQSSRTMVHLHLCICLFLGSIIFLVGVENEGGEVGLRCRLVAVMLHFCFLAAFCWMALEGVELYFLVVRVFQGQGLSTWQRCLIGYGVPLLIVAISMAVVKMDGYGHATYCWLDFRKQGFLWSFSGPVAFIIFCNAAIFVITVWKLTKKFSEINPNMKKLRKARVLTITSIAQLLVLGCTWGFGLFLFNPHSTWLSYIFTLLNCLQGLFLYVMLCLLNKKVREEYWKWACMVTGSKYTEFNSSTTGTGTSQTRALRSSESGM; encoded by the exons ATGAGGGGCGTCAGATGCCCCGGCCTGCTTG TGGTGTGCATTTTACTGAGTCTCTCAGGAGCTGGAACCCAGAAGGcagagagtaaga ACTGTGCCAAGTGGTGCCCTATCAACTCAAAATGTGTCAGTAACAGAAGCTGTGTCTGCAAGCCCGGCTTCAGCTCGGAGAAGGAATTGATCACTAACCCTGCAGAGAGCTGTGAAG ACATCAACGAGTGTTTACTACCTGGATTTTCCTGTGGAGACTTTGCCATGTGTAAGAACTCAGAGGGGAGTTACACCTGCGTCTGTAACCTGGGATATAAGCTCCTTTCTGGTGCAGAATCTTTTGTTAACGAGAGTGAGAATACATGTCAAG CATCAGTGAACACTGGGATGACACCTGTGCCCTCCAGGATCCACACAGTTACTACTGCGCCTGGAAATCTCCCCGAGCAGACAACTACAGTGCACCAGACACAGATGGGAGACTCAGAAGAGAGGACACCCAAGG ATGTGAATGAGTGCATCTCCGGGCAAAACCATTgccaccaatccacccactgcATCAACAAATTGGGTGGCTATTCTTGCATCTGTCGTCAAGGCTGGAAACCTGTTCCTGGATCCCCCAATGGCCCTGTCAGCACAGTGTGCGAAG ATGTGGATGAGTGCAGCTCTGGGCAGCATCAATGTCACAATTCCACCGTCTGCAAAAACACCGTAGGCTCCTACAAGTGCCACTGCCGTCCAGGTTGGAAGCCAACTTCTGGGTCCCTCCGTGGTCCAGACACCATATGCCAAG AGCCACCGTTCCCTACTTGGACACTGCTGCCCACAGCCCACAGTCAG ACTCTCTTGAGATTCTCTGTTGAAGTCCAGAATCTGCTCCGTGACTTCAATCCAGCCACGGTCAACTACACCATCCAG AAACTCATCGAGGCTGTGGACAAGCTGCTGGAAGACCCCATGGAGACTGAAACCCAACAAGTAGCTGCCCAGTTGCTCTCGAACCTGGAACAAAGCCTTCGGACCTTGGCTCAGTTTTTACCCAAAGGCCCCTTCACCTACACGTCCCCTTCAAATACTG AACTGTCCCTGATGGTGAAGGAGCAAGACAACAAAGATGTTACCACAGTGCACCACGGCCAAACTTGGATGGAGCTGGACTGGGCTGTGACAGCTGGAgccaaaatctcagaaaatg GCTCCTCGGTGGCAGGCATCCTGTCCAGCCCAAACATGGAAAAGCTGCTGGGCAACACCCCGCTGAACTTGGAGCAGAGAAGGGCCTCCTTGGAGGACTTCTATGGAAGCCCGATTCCGAGTGTCTCACTTAAGCTTCTCTCAAACATCAATTCTGTCTTCCTGACCAACACGAACACTGAAAAGCTCGCCTCGAATGTCACGTTCAAGTTCGACTTTACTTCT GTGGAGTCAATTGAGCCACGTCATGAGCTGATATGTGCCTTCTGGAAAGCCCACAACGGGAATGGGTACTGGGACACCGACGGCTGCTCAATGAATGGCACTGGCTTCTGCCACTGCAACCACCTGACCAGCTTTGCCATCCTAATGGCTCAGTACCATGTGCAG GACCCAAGGCTGGAATTGATCACCAAGGTGGGGCTGTTGTTGTCCCTgatctgcctgctgctgtgcATCCTGACCTTCCTGCTGGTGAAGCCCATCCAGAGCTCTCGAACCATGGTGCACCTGCACCTGTGCATCTGCCTCTTCCTGGGCTCAATCATATTCCTGGTCGGCGTGGAGAATGAAGGGGGTGAG GTGGGCCTGCGCTGCCGCCTGGTGGCCGTGATGCTgcatttctgcttcctggccgCCTTCTGCTGGATGGCACTGGAGGGCGTGGAGCTCTACTTCCTGGTGGTGCGTGTGTTCCAGGGCCAAGGCCTGAGTACATGGCAACGCTGCCTGATTGGCTACGGGGTGCCCCTCCTCATCGTGGCCATCTCAATGGCAGTTGTCAAAATGGATGGCTATGGGCATGCAACATA ctgctggCTGGACTTTAGGAAGCAGGGCTTTCTCTGGAGCTTTTCGGGACCCGTGGCCTTCATCATTTTC TGCAATGCTGCCATTTTCGTGATCACTGTCTGGAAGCTCACAAAGAAGTTTTCTGAAATCAACCCAAACATGAAGAAGTTAAGGAAGGCGAG GGTGCTGACCATCACCTCCATCGCCCAGCTCCTTGTGCTGGGCTGCACCTGGGGCTTCGGCCTGTTCCTCTTCAACCCCCATAGCACATGGCTATCCTACATCTTTACCCTGCTCAACTGCCTGCAGGGCCTATTCCTCTATGTGATGCTCTGCCTGCTCAACAAAAAG GTGAGGGAAGAGTACTGGAAATGGGCCTGCATGGTCACTGGGAGCAAGTACACAGAGTTCAACTCTTCCACAACAGGCACTGGCACCAGCCAAACACGG GCTCTCAGGTCCTCAGAATCAGGGATGTGA
- the Adgre5 gene encoding adhesion G protein-coupled receptor E5 isoform X1: MRGVRCPGLLVVCILLSLSGAGTQKAENCAKWCPINSKCVSNRSCVCKPGFSSEKELITNPAESCEDINECLLPGFSCGDFAMCKNSEGSYTCVCNLGYKLLSGAESFVNESENTCQASVNTGMTPVPSRIHTVTTAPGNLPEQTTTVHQTQMGDSEERTPKDVNECISGQNHCHQSTHCINKLGGYSCICRQGWKPVPGSPNGPVSTVCEDVDECSSGQHQCHNSTVCKNTVGSYKCHCRPGWKPTSGSLRGPDTICQEPPFPTWTLLPTAHSQTLLRFSVEVQNLLRDFNPATVNYTIQKLIEAVDKLLEDPMETETQQVAAQLLSNLEQSLRTLAQFLPKGPFTYTSPSNTELSLMVKEQDNKDVTTVHHGQTWMELDWAVTAGAKISENGSSVAGILSSPNMEKLLGNTPLNLEQRRASLEDFYGSPIPSVSLKLLSNINSVFLTNTNTEKLASNVTFKFDFTSVESIEPRHELICAFWKAHNGNGYWDTDGCSMNGTGFCHCNHLTSFAILMAQYHVQDPRLELITKVGLLLSLICLLLCILTFLLVKPIQSSRTMVHLHLCICLFLGSIIFLVGVENEGGEVGLRCRLVAVMLHFCFLAAFCWMALEGVELYFLVVRVFQGQGLSTWQRCLIGYGVPLLIVAISMAVVKMDGYGHATYCWLDFRKQGFLWSFSGPVAFIIFCNAAIFVITVWKLTKKFSEINPNMKKLRKARVLTITSIAQLLVLGCTWGFGLFLFNPHSTWLSYIFTLLNCLQGLFLYVMLCLLNKKVREEYWKWACMVTGSKYTEFNSSTTGTGTSQTRALRSSESGM; the protein is encoded by the exons ATGAGGGGCGTCAGATGCCCCGGCCTGCTTG TGGTGTGCATTTTACTGAGTCTCTCAGGAGCTGGAACCCAGAAGGcagaga ACTGTGCCAAGTGGTGCCCTATCAACTCAAAATGTGTCAGTAACAGAAGCTGTGTCTGCAAGCCCGGCTTCAGCTCGGAGAAGGAATTGATCACTAACCCTGCAGAGAGCTGTGAAG ACATCAACGAGTGTTTACTACCTGGATTTTCCTGTGGAGACTTTGCCATGTGTAAGAACTCAGAGGGGAGTTACACCTGCGTCTGTAACCTGGGATATAAGCTCCTTTCTGGTGCAGAATCTTTTGTTAACGAGAGTGAGAATACATGTCAAG CATCAGTGAACACTGGGATGACACCTGTGCCCTCCAGGATCCACACAGTTACTACTGCGCCTGGAAATCTCCCCGAGCAGACAACTACAGTGCACCAGACACAGATGGGAGACTCAGAAGAGAGGACACCCAAGG ATGTGAATGAGTGCATCTCCGGGCAAAACCATTgccaccaatccacccactgcATCAACAAATTGGGTGGCTATTCTTGCATCTGTCGTCAAGGCTGGAAACCTGTTCCTGGATCCCCCAATGGCCCTGTCAGCACAGTGTGCGAAG ATGTGGATGAGTGCAGCTCTGGGCAGCATCAATGTCACAATTCCACCGTCTGCAAAAACACCGTAGGCTCCTACAAGTGCCACTGCCGTCCAGGTTGGAAGCCAACTTCTGGGTCCCTCCGTGGTCCAGACACCATATGCCAAG AGCCACCGTTCCCTACTTGGACACTGCTGCCCACAGCCCACAGTCAG ACTCTCTTGAGATTCTCTGTTGAAGTCCAGAATCTGCTCCGTGACTTCAATCCAGCCACGGTCAACTACACCATCCAG AAACTCATCGAGGCTGTGGACAAGCTGCTGGAAGACCCCATGGAGACTGAAACCCAACAAGTAGCTGCCCAGTTGCTCTCGAACCTGGAACAAAGCCTTCGGACCTTGGCTCAGTTTTTACCCAAAGGCCCCTTCACCTACACGTCCCCTTCAAATACTG AACTGTCCCTGATGGTGAAGGAGCAAGACAACAAAGATGTTACCACAGTGCACCACGGCCAAACTTGGATGGAGCTGGACTGGGCTGTGACAGCTGGAgccaaaatctcagaaaatg GCTCCTCGGTGGCAGGCATCCTGTCCAGCCCAAACATGGAAAAGCTGCTGGGCAACACCCCGCTGAACTTGGAGCAGAGAAGGGCCTCCTTGGAGGACTTCTATGGAAGCCCGATTCCGAGTGTCTCACTTAAGCTTCTCTCAAACATCAATTCTGTCTTCCTGACCAACACGAACACTGAAAAGCTCGCCTCGAATGTCACGTTCAAGTTCGACTTTACTTCT GTGGAGTCAATTGAGCCACGTCATGAGCTGATATGTGCCTTCTGGAAAGCCCACAACGGGAATGGGTACTGGGACACCGACGGCTGCTCAATGAATGGCACTGGCTTCTGCCACTGCAACCACCTGACCAGCTTTGCCATCCTAATGGCTCAGTACCATGTGCAG GACCCAAGGCTGGAATTGATCACCAAGGTGGGGCTGTTGTTGTCCCTgatctgcctgctgctgtgcATCCTGACCTTCCTGCTGGTGAAGCCCATCCAGAGCTCTCGAACCATGGTGCACCTGCACCTGTGCATCTGCCTCTTCCTGGGCTCAATCATATTCCTGGTCGGCGTGGAGAATGAAGGGGGTGAG GTGGGCCTGCGCTGCCGCCTGGTGGCCGTGATGCTgcatttctgcttcctggccgCCTTCTGCTGGATGGCACTGGAGGGCGTGGAGCTCTACTTCCTGGTGGTGCGTGTGTTCCAGGGCCAAGGCCTGAGTACATGGCAACGCTGCCTGATTGGCTACGGGGTGCCCCTCCTCATCGTGGCCATCTCAATGGCAGTTGTCAAAATGGATGGCTATGGGCATGCAACATA ctgctggCTGGACTTTAGGAAGCAGGGCTTTCTCTGGAGCTTTTCGGGACCCGTGGCCTTCATCATTTTC TGCAATGCTGCCATTTTCGTGATCACTGTCTGGAAGCTCACAAAGAAGTTTTCTGAAATCAACCCAAACATGAAGAAGTTAAGGAAGGCGAG GGTGCTGACCATCACCTCCATCGCCCAGCTCCTTGTGCTGGGCTGCACCTGGGGCTTCGGCCTGTTCCTCTTCAACCCCCATAGCACATGGCTATCCTACATCTTTACCCTGCTCAACTGCCTGCAGGGCCTATTCCTCTATGTGATGCTCTGCCTGCTCAACAAAAAG GTGAGGGAAGAGTACTGGAAATGGGCCTGCATGGTCACTGGGAGCAAGTACACAGAGTTCAACTCTTCCACAACAGGCACTGGCACCAGCCAAACACGG GCTCTCAGGTCCTCAGAATCAGGGATGTGA
- the Adgre5 gene encoding adhesion G protein-coupled receptor E5 isoform X2: MRGVRCPGLLVVCILLSLSGAGTQKAENCAKWCPINSKCVSNRSCVCKPGFSSEKELITNPAESCEDINECLLPGFSCGDFAMCKNSEGSYTCVCNLGYKLLSGAESFVNESENTCQDVNECISGQNHCHQSTHCINKLGGYSCICRQGWKPVPGSPNGPVSTVCEDVDECSSGQHQCHNSTVCKNTVGSYKCHCRPGWKPTSGSLRGPDTICQEPPFPTWTLLPTAHSQTLLRFSVEVQNLLRDFNPATVNYTIQKLIEAVDKLLEDPMETETQQVAAQLLSNLEQSLRTLAQFLPKGPFTYTSPSNTELSLMVKEQDNKDVTTVHHGQTWMELDWAVTAGAKISENGSSVAGILSSPNMEKLLGNTPLNLEQRRASLEDFYGSPIPSVSLKLLSNINSVFLTNTNTEKLASNVTFKFDFTSVESIEPRHELICAFWKAHNGNGYWDTDGCSMNGTGFCHCNHLTSFAILMAQYHVQDPRLELITKVGLLLSLICLLLCILTFLLVKPIQSSRTMVHLHLCICLFLGSIIFLVGVENEGGEVGLRCRLVAVMLHFCFLAAFCWMALEGVELYFLVVRVFQGQGLSTWQRCLIGYGVPLLIVAISMAVVKMDGYGHATYCWLDFRKQGFLWSFSGPVAFIIFCNAAIFVITVWKLTKKFSEINPNMKKLRKARVLTITSIAQLLVLGCTWGFGLFLFNPHSTWLSYIFTLLNCLQGLFLYVMLCLLNKKVREEYWKWACMVTGSKYTEFNSSTTGTGTSQTRALRSSESGM, translated from the exons ATGAGGGGCGTCAGATGCCCCGGCCTGCTTG TGGTGTGCATTTTACTGAGTCTCTCAGGAGCTGGAACCCAGAAGGcagaga ACTGTGCCAAGTGGTGCCCTATCAACTCAAAATGTGTCAGTAACAGAAGCTGTGTCTGCAAGCCCGGCTTCAGCTCGGAGAAGGAATTGATCACTAACCCTGCAGAGAGCTGTGAAG ACATCAACGAGTGTTTACTACCTGGATTTTCCTGTGGAGACTTTGCCATGTGTAAGAACTCAGAGGGGAGTTACACCTGCGTCTGTAACCTGGGATATAAGCTCCTTTCTGGTGCAGAATCTTTTGTTAACGAGAGTGAGAATACATGTCAAG ATGTGAATGAGTGCATCTCCGGGCAAAACCATTgccaccaatccacccactgcATCAACAAATTGGGTGGCTATTCTTGCATCTGTCGTCAAGGCTGGAAACCTGTTCCTGGATCCCCCAATGGCCCTGTCAGCACAGTGTGCGAAG ATGTGGATGAGTGCAGCTCTGGGCAGCATCAATGTCACAATTCCACCGTCTGCAAAAACACCGTAGGCTCCTACAAGTGCCACTGCCGTCCAGGTTGGAAGCCAACTTCTGGGTCCCTCCGTGGTCCAGACACCATATGCCAAG AGCCACCGTTCCCTACTTGGACACTGCTGCCCACAGCCCACAGTCAG ACTCTCTTGAGATTCTCTGTTGAAGTCCAGAATCTGCTCCGTGACTTCAATCCAGCCACGGTCAACTACACCATCCAG AAACTCATCGAGGCTGTGGACAAGCTGCTGGAAGACCCCATGGAGACTGAAACCCAACAAGTAGCTGCCCAGTTGCTCTCGAACCTGGAACAAAGCCTTCGGACCTTGGCTCAGTTTTTACCCAAAGGCCCCTTCACCTACACGTCCCCTTCAAATACTG AACTGTCCCTGATGGTGAAGGAGCAAGACAACAAAGATGTTACCACAGTGCACCACGGCCAAACTTGGATGGAGCTGGACTGGGCTGTGACAGCTGGAgccaaaatctcagaaaatg GCTCCTCGGTGGCAGGCATCCTGTCCAGCCCAAACATGGAAAAGCTGCTGGGCAACACCCCGCTGAACTTGGAGCAGAGAAGGGCCTCCTTGGAGGACTTCTATGGAAGCCCGATTCCGAGTGTCTCACTTAAGCTTCTCTCAAACATCAATTCTGTCTTCCTGACCAACACGAACACTGAAAAGCTCGCCTCGAATGTCACGTTCAAGTTCGACTTTACTTCT GTGGAGTCAATTGAGCCACGTCATGAGCTGATATGTGCCTTCTGGAAAGCCCACAACGGGAATGGGTACTGGGACACCGACGGCTGCTCAATGAATGGCACTGGCTTCTGCCACTGCAACCACCTGACCAGCTTTGCCATCCTAATGGCTCAGTACCATGTGCAG GACCCAAGGCTGGAATTGATCACCAAGGTGGGGCTGTTGTTGTCCCTgatctgcctgctgctgtgcATCCTGACCTTCCTGCTGGTGAAGCCCATCCAGAGCTCTCGAACCATGGTGCACCTGCACCTGTGCATCTGCCTCTTCCTGGGCTCAATCATATTCCTGGTCGGCGTGGAGAATGAAGGGGGTGAG GTGGGCCTGCGCTGCCGCCTGGTGGCCGTGATGCTgcatttctgcttcctggccgCCTTCTGCTGGATGGCACTGGAGGGCGTGGAGCTCTACTTCCTGGTGGTGCGTGTGTTCCAGGGCCAAGGCCTGAGTACATGGCAACGCTGCCTGATTGGCTACGGGGTGCCCCTCCTCATCGTGGCCATCTCAATGGCAGTTGTCAAAATGGATGGCTATGGGCATGCAACATA ctgctggCTGGACTTTAGGAAGCAGGGCTTTCTCTGGAGCTTTTCGGGACCCGTGGCCTTCATCATTTTC TGCAATGCTGCCATTTTCGTGATCACTGTCTGGAAGCTCACAAAGAAGTTTTCTGAAATCAACCCAAACATGAAGAAGTTAAGGAAGGCGAG GGTGCTGACCATCACCTCCATCGCCCAGCTCCTTGTGCTGGGCTGCACCTGGGGCTTCGGCCTGTTCCTCTTCAACCCCCATAGCACATGGCTATCCTACATCTTTACCCTGCTCAACTGCCTGCAGGGCCTATTCCTCTATGTGATGCTCTGCCTGCTCAACAAAAAG GTGAGGGAAGAGTACTGGAAATGGGCCTGCATGGTCACTGGGAGCAAGTACACAGAGTTCAACTCTTCCACAACAGGCACTGGCACCAGCCAAACACGG GCTCTCAGGTCCTCAGAATCAGGGATGTGA